The following proteins are co-located in the Triplophysa dalaica isolate WHDGS20190420 chromosome 2, ASM1584641v1, whole genome shotgun sequence genome:
- the tspan34a gene encoding tetraspanin 34a, with amino-acid sequence MGCNGFLKVMMFVFNGLIFLAGAAILALGIWVKVDKISLLGFLDHIDDAPPELAQLTNVGYLLIAVGVFLALVGFLGCCGAMQENRCMLLSFFIIVLIIFIVEVAAAVVLFIFEPLAAKLLEDVGQKVSRSLRDKYGEEESFTAVWNNTMNELNCCGYYNYSDFTASQFVNKTSLYPETCCLTNVTTCDENSVQNLPRLGCFQAFVNLIEENAVLLAGVAIGIAALEIAAMTVSMILYRNVGK; translated from the exons ATGGGTTGCAATGGGTTTCTTAAAGTCATGATGTTTGTCTTCAATGGCCTCATCTTT TTGGCAGGTGCCGCGATACTTGCGTTGGGAATCTGGGTGAAGGTGGATAAGATCTCTCTTCTGGGTTTTTTGGATCACATTGATGATGCTCCACCTGAGCTCGCACAGCTGACCAATGTGGGATACCTGCTGATCGCAGTGGGTGTGTTCCTCGCTCTCGTGGGTTTCCTTGGATGCTGTGGGGCGATGCAGGAGAACAGGTGTATGCTTCTCTCT ttcTTCATCATTGTTCTCATCATCTTCATCGTGGAGGTGGCAGCGGCTGTGGTGCTCTTTATCTTTGAGCCTTTG GCTGCGAAATTACTGGAGGACGTTGGACAGAAAGTTTCTAGAAGCCTCAGGGATAAATATGGAGAGGAAGAGAGTTTCACCGCTGTCTGGAATAACACTATGAATGAG CTGAACTGCTGTGGATATTACAACTACTCTGACTTCACCGCATCTCAGTTTGTTAATAAAACCTCTTTATATCCTGAGACATGTTGCTTGACAAATGTGACAACCTGTGATGAGAATTCAGTCCAGAACTTG CCCAGGCTGGGCTGTTTCCAGGCGTTTGTCAATCTGATTGAGGAAAATGCAGTTTTGCTGGCGGGTGTCGCTATAGGCATCGCTGCTTTAGAG ATTGCAGCCATGACCGTCTCCATGATTCTCTACAGGAATGTAGGAAAATGA